A genomic window from Streptomyces brevispora includes:
- a CDS encoding (2Fe-2S)-binding protein — MTTPPDDRTFRREMATAYRSGWHFIDLVTALPHRGDSLMVTLFGDPVVVAREDDGEVRAYRCLRKPRGAPQPVRCAVRYDMIFVNLAQRDHQLFEPAAIAATPRSA; from the coding sequence ATGACCACCCCGCCCGATGACCGGACCTTCCGGCGCGAGATGGCAACCGCCTACCGCTCAGGGTGGCATTTCATCGACCTCGTCACGGCACTCCCCCACCGTGGTGATTCGTTGATGGTCACTCTGTTCGGTGACCCGGTCGTCGTCGCCCGTGAGGACGACGGGGAAGTCCGCGCCTACCGTTGTCTCCGCAAGCCACGTGGCGCCCCGCAGCCCGTGCGCTGCGCTGTTCGGTACGACATGATCTTTGTGAACCTCGCACAGCGTGACCACCAGCTGTTCGAACCAGCAGCCATCGCCGCCACCCCCCGCAGTGCCTGA
- a CDS encoding helix-turn-helix transcriptional regulator, with the protein MEFALLHPDPDDPKWLRPVPPSAALAQRLHPIEREIQDRRRRSLELTDSFEPFMDISAQDAPTTHAITVLEGKARINAAIDVATADCTTEVLTIQPGGGRSELTLSKGVERGQAVIDRGVSIRTLYQHTVRHHHGTYAYAERLADGKVEIRTLEELVERMLVFDRTVAFIPAQEDAEVALELRHPGLVTYLIRVFEQLWQRGTPLLEDVRYNPTPDGISGVQRSIAQLLVEGHVDDSIARRLGMNVRTCRTHIAKLNATLGSRSRTQLGYLIAQSGILDEDS; encoded by the coding sequence ATGGAATTCGCTCTCCTGCACCCGGACCCCGACGATCCCAAGTGGCTCCGCCCAGTTCCTCCGTCGGCCGCACTCGCGCAGCGACTTCACCCCATCGAACGGGAGATCCAGGACCGACGACGGCGCTCCCTCGAACTGACCGATTCCTTCGAGCCCTTCATGGACATCAGCGCCCAGGACGCTCCGACCACGCACGCCATCACCGTGCTGGAGGGCAAGGCCCGAATCAATGCCGCGATCGATGTCGCGACGGCCGACTGCACCACCGAAGTGCTCACCATCCAGCCCGGCGGCGGGCGCAGCGAGCTCACTCTCAGCAAGGGTGTCGAACGGGGCCAGGCGGTGATCGACCGCGGCGTCAGCATCCGCACGCTGTACCAGCACACGGTCCGGCACCATCACGGGACCTACGCCTACGCCGAGCGCCTGGCGGACGGCAAGGTCGAGATCCGCACCCTCGAAGAACTCGTCGAGCGCATGCTCGTCTTCGACCGCACCGTGGCCTTCATCCCCGCCCAGGAAGACGCGGAGGTCGCACTGGAGCTGCGTCATCCCGGTCTGGTCACCTATCTCATCCGGGTGTTCGAGCAGCTCTGGCAGCGCGGCACTCCCCTGCTCGAGGACGTGCGGTACAACCCCACACCGGACGGCATCAGCGGTGTTCAACGTTCCATCGCCCAACTCCTGGTGGAAGGACACGTCGACGACTCGATAGCCCGTCGCCTCGGCATGAACGTACGCACCTGCCGGACCCACATCGCCAAACTGAACGCCACTCTCGGCAGCAGGAGCCGGACCCAACTCGGCTACCTGATAGCCCAGTCAGGAATCCTGGATGAGGATTCCTGA
- a CDS encoding pyridoxamine 5'-phosphate oxidase family protein codes for MAVDVRDPGPEYLAFWREPHLCTLTTPRPDGTPHVVPVCVTYDPEAGLARIITNGSSRKAANVLAAGPDGARVAVCQVDGRRWATLEGVARVRTEQDRVEHAVRLKTERYGRAPGPNPDRVVIEITLDRALGRG; via the coding sequence ATGGCAGTCGACGTACGCGATCCCGGACCCGAGTACCTCGCGTTCTGGCGGGAGCCCCATCTGTGCACCCTCACCACACCCCGCCCCGACGGCACCCCGCACGTGGTCCCGGTGTGCGTGACGTACGACCCCGAGGCCGGCCTCGCCCGCATCATCACCAACGGGAGCAGCCGCAAGGCCGCCAACGTCCTGGCCGCGGGCCCGGACGGCGCACGGGTCGCGGTCTGCCAGGTGGACGGGCGCCGCTGGGCGACCCTGGAGGGCGTCGCCAGGGTGCGTACGGAGCAGGACAGGGTCGAGCACGCGGTACGCCTCAAGACGGAACGCTACGGGCGCGCGCCGGGGCCCAACCCGGACCGGGTCGTCATCGAGATCACCCTGGACCGGGCGCTCGGCCGCGGCTGA
- a CDS encoding 5'-nucleotidase, translating to MLATAFAGALAYGVLGATDITWQVAPDTVSSDVASAASAGDITWEVAPGNLQGDITWEVAPKNAKRDITWGVASKNLQGDITWEVAPKDAKRDITWTAASKNVQGDITWGSPTATVVEL from the coding sequence GTGCTTGCCACTGCGTTTGCGGGGGCCTTGGCCTACGGCGTGCTGGGTGCGACTGACATTACCTGGCAGGTTGCGCCGGACACGGTATCGAGTGACGTCGCGAGCGCTGCCTCTGCCGGCGACATCACGTGGGAAGTCGCGCCGGGGAACCTCCAGGGCGACATCACCTGGGAAGTCGCGCCGAAGAACGCCAAGCGCGACATCACCTGGGGGGTTGCGTCGAAGAACCTCCAGGGCGACATCACCTGGGAAGTCGCGCCGAAGGATGCCAAGCGCGACATCACCTGGACAGCCGCGTCGAAGAACGTCCAGGGCGACATCACCTGGGGTTCCCCGACAGCGACTGTCGTGGAACTGTGA